AAGTATTCAATTTATCAGATCTGTTGGAAAAGTAGCCAACATTGTTCCACGTAACAACAACTGTGTCTGAGTTGGGGGAAGCAACATAAACTTCACCGCAGGTTGTACACCGAGTATCAACATCCGACCAGTATGGTGCGATGATTGGTTGGTTAGCAATGGGAAAAGCATTGGGTGTAAAAGTTCTTAATTGACTTCTAAATGTGAGGTTCCCATTATTGTTCACAAAGAAGTTATTAAAAGTGTTACCGAAAAAGTTGATTTGAAACGGGAGGTTAAGTTGGTTTGATGATTCATCATCATTTCTCGGAAGGGCTAATTCTCCAAAACCCGCATTACCACCGAATCCATTCAGCAAAAGACCAGCTGCTTGAGCGTTATTAGCTGTACCTATAATTACAAATGCTGCACTTAAGGCAGTCATCGATAGCCTATTCAAAAGTTTGGAGATGGTCATTAGGATGATTTCTTAAACTAACGTGGTTTTACTGAGTCATTACTCCTGCTGAATATCTGCTGTCTCTGTCCCAGAATGGCAGATTGAAATCGAAGGGTTTGGGAATCCTAAAAACTGAAACTCAGTAAGAGTTTAATATTCTGTTTAAAAAGGTAAAATATTTTATGTAAATTTTTCATGAATTATTCAGTATTTATACGTAAAAATTCTGTAAAGCCCGGTGGGGTGGCTATTCTATTAAAGTTGCCGTGAACTATGAAGCAACAGATACACAAGTATGCACTAAGGGTAACAAAGGCCCTAATTGTTCTTGGCCGTTTACGGCTAAATCGCTGTGACACAAATACACTTTTTCAGATACACGCGAGAGTAAATCTGTCAAAATTCTGCGTAATCTTTCTTGTTCTATATTTTTTTCATCTTGGGCTGTCCAAGCTTCGCCTAATCTATCTTGTAAGAATAACGGCGCACCGAATAAGGTAGCTGCACCACCTTTTGCCCATAATGGTGAACCCGCATCTAGCCAAAAATGCCAACGGTGCGATCGCCGACTCGAACGATATTGGAAAATAGTTGCTAAGGTGACGGCTTTTCTTGACAAGCCAATAGGACGCAAGGGATAAGGATTGGCGGTGATAGTACCACGTCGCAAGAGTTGAATAAATTCAGCCAAGGGAGTGCTGAGTGCTGAGTGCTGAGTATTTATTAATACTTCTTCTGCCCCCTGCCTCCTGCCCCCTGCCTCCTGCCCCCTGCCTCCTGCCCCCTGCCTCAACCTAGTATCAATTTCCCAATAATGTTGGGCAGTTTCTAGCAGTTCTCGCAATGCGGCCATTTGGTCGTAGGGGGGGTTATTATCTTTACAAAAAAAGTCTTGAATTGCTAGATACAACAGAGAAATGGGGCTAGGTATTAAACGCTGTTCTTGTTGCGATCGCTGTTTTTCAATCCACTGTAATATCTGACTATAAGCTGTGGTTGCGGCATAGCCAATTCTATCCCAGCGCTCAAAAGATGTGACTGGTAATAAATTAGGTCGGTCAGGATGAGGTACAAAGCAATAATCAGCGATTAAACCCGCACGTACTGGGTCGATGTGTGTGCTGAGTACTGAGGAGCCACTGCGTTGGGCGGGTTCCCCGACTTGAAGCAAGTGGCGTTGCTGAGTTAAAGATTCTACTTCTCCCCCCGCCTCCTGCCTCCTGCCTCCTGCCTCCTGCCTCCTACTCAACACTACCAACATCTCAGCAACTGCATCTCGGTCTACCAAGCGCCCCAAACCTGGATAAATTAATGCCAACATGGTTAACAATGCCCTAATCATTGGTGAACTAATCAAGGGGCGTTGGTCGTTGAGTGATTCAACGGGGATGTTTTGCTTAGTGAGAATTTCGGTGATAGTATAACGAGCGATCGCATCTAAACCAGGTGCAATGATGGCAATTTCTTCTGGTTGTATTCGTCCTGATTTGATAGCTTTGCCAATGACCTCGGCTGTAGTTCGCAGTAGTTCAGCACGAGAGGTAGTTTGAATTGATTGTACTGTTGCTGGTAACTCTAACATTACCAGTGGTTGTGTAATAAATTCTACTATTGGTGTAGCTAGTTGCTCTGCCAAAGACTCTTCCACGGGTGCAAACAAAGTTTCTAAGCGACAATGCCTGGCTAAACCTTCCAAATAGTTAGGATCTGCGCCTAATCCCCAGCGGATAGCTCCATCAGGATTATAAGTAAATGCACCAATTGCGCCACGTTCTAAAAGTGTTTCACATAACTGACGGGCTACAGCTGGATAATCATCAACATCATCAGCTAGTATGGCTTGATACCTTTGGGTCAGGCGCTCTTGGTAATGGCGATCGCTTAACAAATGCTGAGAGTATAGTTCAGTTATAATCCCATAAGTGAGTAAGCCTCGCTCTAAACACCAGTTACGCCAATCTAGCAGCAAAGATGCCAGAAATTCCGGCTCTAGATTTATGCCATTTTCCTCTAAACCTTTTTGCAAAACCTCTGCAATTCCTTCACAGGGTGTGCCACTATAAGCAGCTAGTTGCAATAAATCCAAAATCCGCCGCACTAAACGGTATTCATTCACTCCCACCCGACGCAATACTTCTGCATCTAATTGCTCACGCCAGAGTTTTGTTGCTAATTCCTGTTCCGTTTCTGGGCGTAATCTTACCGGAAATTGTGCCTTGAGATGCAACAACTCAATTAGTAAAGGCCAAAATAAAATAACTTCATCCTGAAAAAAACCTAATGGAGTTTTAGCACGAATAGGGTATTTTCCTAAAGTTTTTGTAACAATTTTGTCAGATAATTCTCGACGATTGTCATCATTGGCAGCTAAGACCAAAACTCCCGGTTCTGTTTGCTTCAAACCTAAAGGTTTCGAGATGGAATTGTCTGATTTTTTTCCGGCTTTTTTAGTATAAAATAATTCAAAGTTATGATTTTCTATTTGCAGCCAACGACAAAAATGTTCTACTAAACGAGTTGTCTTACCACTGCGGCTATTGCCGACAATCCAAACAGAATGCGAAATCACAAACTTTCTCCTTCTAGATTTGGTTAGTATATCTTGTACGTTAACTTAGGGTTAAGAATCACTAGAAAAGGCTGGATAATTGCCTAAAATGAATAATTTTGTTTTTACCCAAAAAATTTACTCTTACTTACTAGCTGCTTACCGTTGGTACTTATTAACGCCACAGCGTTCTCTTGATGAGGCTTATCAAGCAGCATTACAAATTAAATCCATAGAAGATGAGCATTTCAACGGACAGAAGATAGACGCTGACTCAAGCATCTACAGCAGCAGTATGATGGATTATTTTGAGTTAGATCTAAAAAAACAATTAAAAATTGCCAGGATGCGCTTGACGGAATTTCGAGCCAGCCGTTGGTTTTCTAACGAATCTAATCAAAAAGCAGCCCGAAAAACCGGGATAGAATATCCCAGTGCTGACATCATTTTAGAAAAGTTAAGATTTATTGATGAAGTCATATCAAAATATACTGTAGCTGATCCTGAGATTAATTCTGCAATAGTTACCCAACCACAAATAGTCAAAGTTGATGAGGTCGCTACACAAAAATCACCTGCTCCATTGACGACACCATCACCGAATAAAAATATAGAACAAAAACTAAAACCACGGCGAAAAGCTGATACAACAGGTGTATTGCCGCGCTCAATTTTAGGTACAATTAGTCGTTTACAAGTTGAATTAGACCCTAATTCAGAGCAAGATGTTGTTCAAAGTTTTCGTCAGGCTCAAAGAAGAACCATTATATCGATCAGATTTATATTATTACTAATTATTGTACCTCTTTTAGCACATCAACTATCAAAAACTTTGATTGTCGGGCCATTAATTAGCCATTTTAGACAAGATGAAACAGCAAATGTCTTCATCAATTTTGAAATGGAAGAAGAAGCTCTGGCAGAATTACAAAAATTTGAGGAAAGACTTAAATTTGAAAATTTAATTGGACTGACACCAACGCTGAATCCAGAAGCAATAGAAGACAAACTGAAAGAAAAAGCAGCAGAAATTGCTGAAGAATTTCGAGGCGAAAGTGCTAATGCGATTAAAAATGTTTTTGCAGATATTTTCTCGGTAGTTGCTTTTGTGTGGTTGCTGCTGGTTAGTAAGCAATCTATTTCCGTACTAAAAGATTTTTTTGATAATCTTGTTTATGGCTTGAGTGATAGTGCCAAAGCATTTATTATTATTTTGTTTACCGATGTATTTGTAGGATTCCACTCTCCCCACGGCTGGGAAGTAATTTTAGAAGGGATATCTCGTCATTGGGGTTTACCTGCTAATCGAGATTTTATCTTTTTGTTTATTGCGACATTTCCAGTAATTTTAGATACGATTTTTAAATACTGGATATTCCGTTACCTTAACCGGATTTCGCCTTCGGCTGTGGCGACTTACCGCAATATGAATGAGTAGGTGGGGGAGTTAGAAGTTGGGACAAAGAAATAAGGAAATTATTGAATACTCAGCACTTTGTCATCAATGAAATATAGATTAGAAACTATCCTCAGTCTACCAATCATTATGTTGAGTTTTCTGGTGGGGATGCAGCCATTGGGATATCGAGAACTGAGTTCACCAGGATGTAGAGTGAAAAAATGGGAGATCCCAGAGTCTTTACAAAATACCCAGCGAGTTCTGATTCAACGATCGCCTGTTAGTTGTTGTCAAGATGATCTCTCATGTCTCGATCAAGTTTTATATCAACCAGAAAACAATCAATTAGCAGATAAACAAGCCCTAATTACTTCTATCGATCGCAGTTTACAATATTTGCAAACATCACGAGCGATCGCAGCTTATCAAAAATATCCAGTCACGGGAATTACCCGCGATCGCATCATCAAAAGCTTAACCAGATTCCGCCAACTCCTCCTCACATCTCAATCTGCTAAAGAATTACATCAAGCCATCGAACGCGAGTTTGTTTATTACCAGTCTGTTGGTAAAGACGAAAAAGGCACAGTTTTATTTACCGCTTATTATGAACCACTGTATCAGGCTAGTCGCTCTCCCACAGTGGAATTTCGCTATCCGGTTTATCGATTACCTGCTGATTTCAACTCCTGGCCGCAGCCTCATCCTACCCGCTTAGAATTAGAAGGTGCTGATGGCTTACAAGGAGCGTCAGGAAAATTGCGCGGATTAGAGTTATTTTGGTTCCGCGATCGCCTGGAACCATATATGATTCAAATTCAAGGTTCGGCGCAGCTACAATTGACCGATGGAACTAAAACAACTATAGGTTACGCAGGTAATACAGCTTATAACTATAAAAGTATTGGCAGAGAACTAGCCAATGATGGCAAATTGCCTTTACAGGGGATGACAATGCCTATTATCCTGGACTATTTTCAACAGCATCCCCCAGAATTAAATATATATATCCCCCGTGATCCCAGTTTTGTGTTTTTTCAAGAAAACCACGGCGCACCAGCCCAAGGTTCGATTAATGTCCCACTCACACCAGAACGCTCAATCGCTACAGATAAGTCTCTCATGCCTCCTGGTGCTTTAGGTTTAATTCGCGCGGCTTTTCCTTTTGCCACGAGTAACGGTGAGATGGAACATCAGATTGTTAGCCGTTATGTGCTTGATCAAGATACAGGTGGAGCCATTAAAGGCGCAGGTAGAGTGGATTATTTTTTGGGTACTGGGAAACTAGCAGGCGATCGCGCTGGCGTTACTGTTAGCAATGGACAATTGTATTACTTGTTACTCAAGCCTTAAAAAACTAGACACTATAGCCAAAGCATTAAAATTATTGGGTTCCTACTCAGCACTCAGCGAGAACTTGTGTTGAGCAAACTGTAGGGATTCAGCAGCATTTTGCTATAAATAGCAAAAAAATTTTCAACTTGGAACTCATCAAATCATCTGCCGTCATTCTTGCTAATAGTCAATATTTAGACAGAGCAATGTTAAAGCTTGCTTTTATTTTATGCGTATTTAAGTTGATTGTGATGTGAAATGAGCCAGTTTTCTTTTTTTATAGTTTTATCACAGATAAGTTACTTATCTTAATATTTTGCCAAAACAAAAGGAAAATCAAATCTGAAATAATGATTAATTCCCTTGTATTTGATGATGTAAGTTTAAGTTCCAGTTACTACGACTAATGCTCGTTTATATTAGCAGCACCTTTATTCTGAATTTTAGCGATCGCGGGTTAACTACAAAAACTCAGTGCTGACTACGCTTCACTGTTAGGGGAGCATATTGAGTGGTTACTAACCACTTCTTAGCTGCATTTATTCAGTCCATCATTGGGAGTTGAAAGTGTTCAGGATTTTAGTTGATGCCGATTTAATCTTAGATGCTTTGATAAATCGCCACAAATTGACAGAAGATGTCAGAGAATTACTCGACGGGGTGCATCCATCAATTAAGTTGTATTTAACAGATATTGGCTGGCAAAAAATAGCCGCTTACACTAGTCGCTTGCAAAACAGTCAAATTGCGGAGATAGTTATTGATTGGTTGCGCGAAAAAATTCACATTTGTATTGTTGACCAGCAAATTTTGCAACTAGCACGCTCGTTACCCTTGAGAGATTTTGAATCTGCTGTAGAGTTAGTTTGTGTCAGTGATCAATTGCTAGATGCGATCGTTACCCATACACCAGAGGATTTTGTGGAAGCACCAAATCAGCTATGGGTTTGGTCAGTTAGCGACCTGTGGTTGCGAGCCGATTTAGAAAGACAGTTACAAAAATGTCTTTGATTGCTTAATATTCAATGGTCAATAGTACTGAGTAAAGCATATTCTCCCCTGCATCCTGACACTCTTACTGACTTTAGTGCTAATTTTTCAGGAAGATGGTTGAAAATAAAGTTTTTTTAGGGATTTTCTAGGCGCAGGTTTTTTTTGGTGCTAGGATCTAGCACTATATATTGAGATAAAAGTGCTGTAGCTGTGAAACAAAAGCCAAAACCGAGGATTGCTTTGCTTCGTGAGAGAGCAGGGCTGACCCAGCTTGAATTGTCGCGTCTTGTTGGCGTAACTGAAAGCACTATTCAAAACTGGGAAAGCGGCAGAACTGGGACAGACCACATTGAAAGAATCATTAGGTTCTGCAAGGCCTTAGATTGTAAAGTAGAAGACCTAATAGAATATGTGAATGAACCATTAGAAGAACCTGTAGCTAAACCAAGTTCTATAAACGAAATACATCAGATATTGGGAACTGAAGCAGCAGCTTCAACCATAAATTCTGAAAGTGAAGTTACTCAAAAGCGTCAAGCCACGAGTAGCTAACATAGCTCTTAAGTAAATTCCCTGGACTAACCGATAGATAATCTCTCAAAAGTATTTGGCAAGAGATAATCTGTCGGTAATTTTCAAGTATTCAATTTTAATTAGTTTGATTGTATAGCAGAAGGCAGGAGGCAGGAGGAAAAGTCTTATTATTCCTGGCATTCCAGCTTTCAAATTGTCCTAACATATCTGACTACTGCTATATCTCCATAAATTATCTACTGTGACAAACTGGTAGCCTTGTTGTATTAATTGGGGAATCAAGACTTCTATTGTTGCAGCTACGTCTTGTCCGCCACAAACACCATCATGTAAAACAATGAGTGAACCATTTTGTACTTGTTGGTTGACTCGCTGCACTACAGTGGTAATTCCCGGACTGACCCAATCTTCTGGTACAACACTCCACATTACCGGACGGTAATTCCATTGACGGAATAAATTTAAAGTTTTTGGGGTAAATAAACCGTTGGGAGGCCGAACATCGCGTACTTGTTCAGGTAGGAGGTTACAACTATCGTAGATAGCCGCTTGGGTTTTTGCTAAACTTTCCTTGAGTTCGTTAGCGGTCAGCAAAGGAAAGGAACGATGATCGTAACCATGCAATCCAATCCAATGGCCGCGATCGCACACGGCTTTAGCAACCTCTGGTGAACGGTTAACACAAGCACCCAACCAAAAAAAACTGGCGGTAATATTGTAGCGGTCTAAAACTTGCAATACTTGGCGGGTGTATTGGGGATGGGGGCCATCGTCAAAAGTCAGTGCGATCGCTTTGGAGTTGCGATCGCCACACCAAAGACAATCAGGAAAACTCGGTTGAAGAATCCGATAAATAAAAGGGAAAAAGGGAGCAAACTGCATTACCAATTTTTTTGTAGCTTCCCCTAGTCTAGCTCTAGAATTTTGGGTGTAAGGGTGTAGGAGTATAAGGGACTTATTTTCCCTCTGAATTCAACTCGCCAAACTTCGGACTCCACCAACCTTTGGCTGTACTAAAATAAGCCACATCTTTATGCTTTTTATCTTGACGAGATGCAGCAGAACAACGCAGCATGGTTTTATTTTGTCCATCTTTGGTGTAGCTATACTCTTCTAGTGGTTTTTTACAGACTGGACAGGGATATGAGCTTAACTTAGCAGGCGGTTGGGAGTGATTTTCTGGTTTGGTTTCTTGGGTGCGTGGTGGTTGCCAAGATTTGCTGAAGTCACTCCAAAATAGGACTATATTTGCACAGCCACTAGTGCATTTGAGGAAATATTTTTTCTTGACCTTGCTGCTGGGAATTTTAGCGAGAAAATTATTACATTC
This window of the Nostoc sp. HK-01 genome carries:
- a CDS encoding proton extrusion protein PcxA, which produces MNNFVFTQKIYSYLLAAYRWYLLTPQRSLDEAYQAALQIKSIEDEHFNGQKIDADSSIYSSSMMDYFELDLKKQLKIARMRLTEFRASRWFSNESNQKAARKTGIEYPSADIILEKLRFIDEVISKYTVADPEINSAIVTQPQIVKVDEVATQKSPAPLTTPSPNKNIEQKLKPRRKADTTGVLPRSILGTISRLQVELDPNSEQDVVQSFRQAQRRTIISIRFILLLIIVPLLAHQLSKTLIVGPLISHFRQDETANVFINFEMEEEALAELQKFEERLKFENLIGLTPTLNPEAIEDKLKEKAAEIAEEFRGESANAIKNVFADIFSVVAFVWLLLVSKQSISVLKDFFDNLVYGLSDSAKAFIIILFTDVFVGFHSPHGWEVILEGISRHWGLPANRDFIFLFIATFPVILDTIFKYWIFRYLNRISPSAVATYRNMNE
- a CDS encoding MltA domain-containing protein; translated protein: MKYRLETILSLPIIMLSFLVGMQPLGYRELSSPGCRVKKWEIPESLQNTQRVLIQRSPVSCCQDDLSCLDQVLYQPENNQLADKQALITSIDRSLQYLQTSRAIAAYQKYPVTGITRDRIIKSLTRFRQLLLTSQSAKELHQAIEREFVYYQSVGKDEKGTVLFTAYYEPLYQASRSPTVEFRYPVYRLPADFNSWPQPHPTRLELEGADGLQGASGKLRGLELFWFRDRLEPYMIQIQGSAQLQLTDGTKTTIGYAGNTAYNYKSIGRELANDGKLPLQGMTMPIILDYFQQHPPELNIYIPRDPSFVFFQENHGAPAQGSINVPLTPERSIATDKSLMPPGALGLIRAAFPFATSNGEMEHQIVSRYVLDQDTGGAIKGAGRVDYFLGTGKLAGDRAGVTVSNGQLYYLLLKP
- a CDS encoding polysaccharide deacetylase — protein: MQFAPFFPFIYRILQPSFPDCLWCGDRNSKAIALTFDDGPHPQYTRQVLQVLDRYNITASFFWLGACVNRSPEVAKAVCDRGHWIGLHGYDHRSFPLLTANELKESLAKTQAAIYDSCNLLPEQVRDVRPPNGLFTPKTLNLFRQWNYRPVMWSVVPEDWVSPGITTVVQRVNQQVQNGSLIVLHDGVCGGQDVAATIEVLIPQLIQQGYQFVTVDNLWRYSSSQIC
- a CDS encoding XRE family transcriptional regulator is translated as MKQKPKPRIALLRERAGLTQLELSRLVGVTESTIQNWESGRTGTDHIERIIRFCKALDCKVEDLIEYVNEPLEEPVAKPSSINEIHQILGTEAAASTINSESEVTQKRQATSS